A single window of Streptomyces xanthii DNA harbors:
- a CDS encoding LysR family transcriptional regulator: MQFQQLQYFVAVAETRHFTRAAELVHVAQPSLSQQIRALERELGVDLFLRARGNITLTDAGEALLPLARRILADADTARHEVQELAQLKRGRVRLGATPSLCTGLLPDVLRAFHDRYPGIQLLIEESGSHDLVRELARGALDLALVVLPLPAPAPALTTVELLREELVVVSSPDAPRPGRGRASVRISDLEGERLVMFRHGYDLRELTVAACRAEGFEPDFAVEGGEMDAVLGFVRAGLGVAVVPRMVAARAGADLRVTPLARPGLHRTIALAHRSDVAPPRAARELQRLLFARDT, encoded by the coding sequence ATGCAGTTCCAGCAGCTCCAGTACTTCGTCGCGGTCGCCGAGACCCGGCACTTCACGCGCGCCGCCGAGCTCGTGCACGTGGCGCAGCCCTCGCTGTCCCAGCAGATCCGCGCCCTGGAGCGGGAGCTCGGCGTCGACCTGTTCCTGCGGGCGCGGGGGAACATCACGCTGACCGACGCCGGTGAGGCGCTGCTGCCGCTGGCCCGGCGCATCCTCGCCGACGCCGACACGGCGCGGCACGAGGTGCAGGAGCTGGCGCAGCTGAAGCGCGGGCGGGTGCGGCTGGGGGCGACGCCCTCGCTGTGCACGGGCCTGCTGCCGGACGTGCTGCGCGCCTTCCACGACCGCTACCCCGGCATCCAGCTGCTCATCGAGGAGTCCGGTTCGCACGACCTCGTACGGGAGCTGGCGCGCGGGGCGCTGGACCTGGCCCTGGTCGTGCTGCCGCTGCCGGCGCCGGCGCCCGCGCTGACGACCGTTGAGCTGCTGCGGGAGGAGCTGGTGGTGGTGTCCTCGCCGGACGCGCCGCGGCCCGGGCGGGGGCGGGCGTCGGTGCGGATCTCCGACCTGGAGGGGGAGCGGCTCGTCATGTTCCGGCACGGGTACGACCTGCGGGAGCTGACCGTCGCGGCGTGCCGGGCGGAGGGGTTCGAGCCGGATTTCGCGGTGGAAGGGGGCGAGATGGACGCGGTGCTGGGGTTCGTCCGGGCGGGACTGGGGGTCGCGGTCGTGCCGCGGATGGTCGCGGCTCGGGCCGGGGCGGATCTTCGGGTCACGCCCCTGGCGCGGCCGGGGTTGCACCGGACCATCGCGCTCGCGCACCGGTCCGATGTGGCGCCGCCGCGGGCTGCGCGGGAGCTTCAGCGACTGCTCTTCGCGCGGGACACGTAA